One region of Priestia megaterium genomic DNA includes:
- a CDS encoding aminotransferase-like domain-containing protein produces the protein MKDKFAERASLVKSSETREILKVTERPEVISFAGGLPAPELFPVEAMNEACRAVLNEDGAASLQYSTTEGYIPLREAISTRMKHIGIESTVSNILITSGSQQAIDLTGRLFLNDGDVVICESPTYLAAINVFKSYNATFVEVDMDEDGMIMEELEKKLRENPHAKFIYTIPDFQNPTGRTLTRERRQRMIELANAYDVLIVEDNPYGGVRFAGETLPPVKHFDTEGRVIYISTFSKIFAPGLRIGWVCADEAFIDKYVAFKQVADLHTDNFAQRVTAKYMELYDIEVHIQKIKAVYKERCTQMLSCIEEFFPENLSYSKPEGGLFIWVELPQGIDSAHIFSECLKNNVACVPGTPFFPNGTRNNALRLNYSNMSAEQIVEGMKRMGDVLHRELTRETTVL, from the coding sequence ATGAAAGATAAATTTGCCGAACGAGCTAGTCTTGTAAAATCCTCTGAAACGCGCGAAATCTTAAAAGTCACGGAACGACCAGAAGTCATTTCGTTTGCAGGAGGACTTCCGGCTCCAGAACTGTTTCCCGTTGAAGCAATGAACGAGGCGTGCCGCGCCGTATTAAATGAAGACGGAGCCGCTTCGCTTCAATACAGTACAACTGAAGGGTATATTCCTTTGCGAGAAGCCATCTCTACACGAATGAAGCATATTGGCATCGAGTCCACTGTTTCGAACATTTTAATTACGTCCGGATCTCAGCAGGCAATCGATCTTACAGGAAGACTGTTTCTTAATGACGGAGACGTGGTAATCTGTGAAAGTCCAACGTACCTAGCAGCCATAAACGTCTTCAAATCTTACAATGCAACGTTTGTAGAAGTAGATATGGACGAAGACGGAATGATTATGGAAGAGCTGGAGAAAAAACTTCGAGAAAATCCGCATGCTAAATTTATCTATACAATTCCAGATTTTCAAAACCCTACAGGACGCACCTTAACGCGAGAAAGACGTCAGCGAATGATCGAGCTTGCGAATGCATACGACGTGCTGATTGTAGAAGACAATCCATACGGAGGCGTACGATTTGCAGGAGAAACCCTTCCGCCCGTCAAGCATTTTGATACAGAAGGCAGAGTTATTTACATCAGCACATTCTCTAAAATCTTTGCACCAGGTCTTCGAATCGGCTGGGTGTGTGCAGACGAAGCTTTCATTGATAAGTACGTAGCGTTTAAGCAAGTGGCTGACTTGCATACGGACAACTTTGCTCAGCGCGTAACGGCTAAGTACATGGAGCTTTACGATATCGAAGTGCACATTCAAAAAATTAAAGCCGTATATAAAGAGCGATGTACGCAAATGTTATCGTGCATTGAAGAATTTTTCCCGGAGAATTTGTCTTACAGTAAGCCAGAAGGCGGATTGTTTATTTGGGTAGAGCTGCCCCAAGGAATCGATTCAGCACATATCTTTTCAGAATGTCTAAAAAATAACGTAGCCTGCGTGCCGGGAACTCCTTTCTTTCCAAACGGTACAAGAAACAACGCGCTGCGCTTGAATTACTCGAATATGTCTGCTGAACAAATCGTTGAAGGCATGAAGCGCATGGGAGACGTATTGCATCGTGAACTGACAAGGGAAACGACTGTTTTGTAA